A window of the Henckelia pumila isolate YLH828 chromosome 3, ASM3356847v2, whole genome shotgun sequence genome harbors these coding sequences:
- the LOC140887108 gene encoding threonine synthase 1, chloroplastic-like, with amino-acid sequence MAASQLLNSSLAPSLLHSRLKAAPTVKCTATPSVTSPPPSPPPPPPLRLKFSTKYVPFNSISTSVPTSESYSLDEVVYRSRDGGLLDVQHDMNALKQFDGQYWKALFDSRVGTTKWPYGSGVWSKKEWVLPEIDGDDIVSAFEGNSNLFWAERFGKKHLGMNDLWVKHCGISHTGSFKDLGMTVLVSQVNRLRKMNRPLVGVGCASTGDTSAALSAYCAAANIPSIVILPADKISMAQLVQPIANGAFVLSIDSDFDGCMKIIRQVTNELPIYLANSLNSLRLEGQKTAAIEILQQFDWQVPDWVIVPGGNLGNIYAFYKGFKMCQELGLVDRIPRLVCAQSHNANPLFLHYKSGWKDFKPVKAETTYASAIQIGDPVSIDRAVYALKNSNGIVEEATEEELMDSMALADSTGMFICPHTGVAMAALIKLRKDGIIHPTERTVVVSTAHGLKFTQAKIDYHSKGIKQMACRYSNPPVTVKADFGSVMDELQKFLSRC; translated from the coding sequence ATGGCTGCCtctcaactcttgaattcttctCTCGCTCCATCTCTCCTCCACTCCCGCCTCAAAGCAGCACCCACCGTGAAATGCACCGCCACACCCTCAGTCACTTCTCCGCCACCGTCCCCGCCGCCGCCTCCGCCGCTCCGGCTTAAATTCTCCACGAAGTACGTCCCTTTCAACTCCATTTCCACGAGCGTTCCCACCTCGGAATCGTACTCCCTCGACGAAGTAGTGTACAGGAGCCGCGACGGCGGGCTCCTCGACGTGCAGCACGACATGAACGCACTGAAGCAATTCGACGGCCAGTACTGGAAGGCCCTCTTCGACTCCCGCGTGGGCACCACCAAGTGGCCGTACGGCTCCGGCGTCTGGTCCAAGAAGGAGTGGGTCCTGCCGGAAATCGACGGCGACGACATCGTCAGCGCATTCGAGGGGAACTCCAATCTTTTCTGGGCGGAGAGATTCGGCAAGAAACATCTCGGGATGAATGATTTGTGGGTCAAACACTGTGGCATTAGCCACACCGGAAGTTTCAAGGATCTGGGCATGACTGTTTTGGTCAGCCAAGTGAACAGATTACGGAAAATGAACCGGCCGTTGGTGGGCGTCGGCTGCGCTTCCACCGGAGACACCTCCGCCGCCCTCTCAGCCTACTGCGCGGCCGCCAACATACCCTCAATCGTCATTTTGCCCGCAGACAAGATTTCCATGGCCCAACTAGTCCAACCAATCGCAAATGGCGCGTTTGTGCTCAGCATAGATTCAGATTTCGATGGTTGTATGAAAATAATCCGCCAAGTCACAAACGAGTTACCCATATACTTGGCTAATTCTTTGAACAGCTTGAGATTGGAAGGCCAAAAAACCGCAGCCATCGAAATATTACAGCAATTCGACTGGCAAGTTCCGGACTGGGTGATTGTCCCCGGAGGAAATTTAGGCAACATTTATGCATTCTACAAAGGCTTCAAAATGTGCCAAGAATTAGGCCTAGTGGACCGGATTCCAAGGCTTGTTTGTGCTCAATCCCACAACGCTAATCCATTGTTCTTACATTACAAATCAGGGTGGAAGGATTTCAAACCCGTGAAAGCCGAAACAACGTATGCATCCGCTATACAGATTGGCGACCCTGTCTCCATCGACAGAGCAGTCTATGCTCTCAAGAACTCGAATGGTATCGTGGAGGAAGCTACGGAGGAGGAACTTATGGATTCCATGGCGTTGGCGGATTCGACAGGAATGTTTATTTGCCCTCATACCGGAGTAGCCATGGCAGCATTGATCAAGCTTAGGAAGGATGGGATCATTCATCCGACCGAGAGGACTGTCGTCGTTAGCACCGCACACGGATTGAAATTTACGCAGGCAAAGATCGATTACCATTCCAAGGGGATCAAGCAGATGGCCTGTAGGTATTCGAATCCTCCGGTGACCGTGAAGGCGGATTTTGGATCAGTCATGGATGAGCTCCAGAAGTTCTTGTCCAGATGTTGA
- the LOC140891989 gene encoding nuclear transcription factor Y subunit A-4-like encodes MDKTSSEDQCASSDSARDKSCGNPGNDVKPALFLGNPNFSITVAQAEVNQPMIPYMYSDPYVGGLFTAYGAHTMIQPHLMGPASGRVPLPVDLPDDGPIYVNAKQYHGILRRRQTRAKLEAQNKLVRSRKPYLHESRHVHALKRVRGAGGRFLSTKRPHQYDSRTPTISQNADTSCRDMHQFETNKHSISPTTEGACITGTKSVYQQPSDSRFSSPISSHVAGSAVGNGGLMYNGNRHFASVVQ; translated from the exons ATGGACAAGACAAGTTCTGAAGATCAGTGTGCTTCATCAGACTCTG CCCGAGATAAAAGCTGTGGGAACCCTGGAAATGATGTGAAACCTGCCCTGTTTCTGGGCAATCCCAATTTTTCCATTACCGTTGCTCAAGCTGAAGTCAACCAACCTATG ATTCCGTATATGTATTCCGACCCGTACGTCGGTGGGTTATTTACTGCCTATGGAGCTCATACAATG ATTCAGCCTCACTTGATGGGCCCAGCCTCCGGTCGAGTTCCACTGCCTGTTGATCTTCCTGATGATGGTCCCATATATGTCAATGCTAAACAGTACCATGGAATTCTTCGTAGGAGACAGACACGTGCAAAGCTTGAGGCTCAAAACAAACTCGTCAGGAGTAGAAAA CCATATCTGCACGAGtctagacatgtacatgcactGAAAAGGGTCCGTGGTGCTGGTGGACGTTTTCTCAGCACCAAGAGGCCTCACCAGTATGACTCTCGTACCCCCACCATCTCTCAGAATGCAGATACTTCGTGTCGGGACATGCATCAATTTGAAACTAACAAGCATAGTATTTCCCCCACAACCGAAGGTGCATGCATTACGGGAACCAAATCAGTCTACCAGCAACCATCAGATAGCAGGTTTTCGAGCCCTATCTCGTCGCATGTGGCTGGTTCCGCTGTAGGCAATGGCGGCCTCATGTACAATGGGAATCGGCACTTTGCTTCAGTTGTCCAGTGA